In Lepidochelys kempii isolate rLepKem1 chromosome 10, rLepKem1.hap2, whole genome shotgun sequence, a single window of DNA contains:
- the LOC140918564 gene encoding cytochrome P450 1A5-like isoform X1 has translation MSLLGSQSIISVTEILIASAVFCLTFMVIRSFRQQIPKGLKRLPGPRGYPLIGNVLELGSNPHLTLTQMSQKYGDVMQIWIGTRPVLVLSGLDTIKQALVKQGEDFMGRPDLYSFHHITDGQSLTFSTDSGEVWRARRKLAQNALKTFSVLPSPNSSSTCLLEEHVSKEADYLIRKLLQLMEEKKRFDAFRYVVVSVANVISAMCFGNRYDHDDQELLSIVNVTEEFGDVAASGNPVDFIPVLQYLPNRTMKKFMEFNTRFLRLLQDIVKEHYESFEKDNIRDITDSLIEQSQENKVEANANIQLPKGKIVNLVNDLFGAGFDSVTTSLSWSLMYLVTYPDIQKKIQEELDQTIGRERRPRLSDRPMLPYTEAFILEMFRHSSFLPFTIPHCTTKDTVLNGYYIPKDLCVFVNQWQVNHDEKLWKEPFTFDPERFLCAGGTEVNKTDGEKILVFGLGKRRCLGETIARWEVFLFLTTLLQQLEFSISDGQKVDMTPLYGLLMKHKRCEHFQVKQRFPIQSSE, from the exons ATGTCACTGCTGGGAAGCCAGAGCATTATCTCAGTCACCGAGATCCTTATTGCCTCTGCTGTCTTCTGTCTGACATTCATGGTCATCAGATCCTTCCGGCAGCAGATCCCCAAGGGGCTGAAGAGGCTCCCAGGACCAAGGGGTTACCCCCTGATAGGCAACGTGCTGGAGCTGGGGAGCAATCCACACCTGACCTTGACTCAGATGAGCCAGAAGTATGGAGATGTGATGCAGATATGGATCGGCACCAGACCTGTGCTGGTGCTGAGTGGTTTGGACACCATCAAACAAGCCCTGGTGAAGCAAGGGGAGGACTTCATGGGGCGCCCTGATCTCTACAGCTTTCACCATATTACAGATGGCCAGAGCTTGACCTTCAGCACTGATTCAGGGGAGGTGTGGAGAGCTCGCAGGAAGTTGGCCCAGAATGCTCTGAAGACCTTCTCTGTCTTGCCCAGCCCCAACTCTTCGTCCACCTGCCTCCTCGAGGAGCACGTCTCCAAAGAAGCTGACTACCTAATAAGAAAGTTGCTGCaactgatggaagagaagaagaggttcGACGCCTTTCGGTATGTGGTGGTCTCTGTGGCCAATGTCATCTCTGCCATGTGCTTTGGCAACCGTTATGACCATGATGACCAGGAGCTGCTCAGCATAGTGAATGTGACGgaggaatttggggatgtggctgCCTCCGGCAATCCAGTGGATTTCATCCCAGTGCTCCAGTATCTCCCGAACCGCACCATGAAGAAATTTATGGAATTCAACACGAGGTTCCTCAGGCTCCTGCAGGACATTGTCAAAGAGCATTacgagagctttgagaag GACAACATTCGAGACATCACTGACTCCTTGATTGAGCAAAGTCAGGAGAATAAAGTGGAAGCCAATGCCAACATTCAGCTCCCGAAGGGAAAAATTGTCAACCTGGTCAATGACCTCTTCGGAGCCG GGTTTGACTCTGTGACAACATCTTTGTCCTGGAGCCTCATGTATCTTGTGACTTATCCAGACATTCAGAAGAAGATTCAGGAAGAATTAG ATCAGACCATTGGCAGAGAGAGGAGACCCAGACTCTCAGACCGGCCCATGCTGCCTTACACAGAAGCCTTTATCTTAGAGATGTTCAGACATTCCTCCTTCCTGCCCTTCACCATTCCTCACTG CACAACGAAAGATACAGTTCTGAATGGCTACTACATCCCGAAGGACCTCTGTGTTTTTGTCAACCAATGGCAAGTCAATCACGATGA GAAGCTTTGGAAAGAACCATTTACGTTTGACCCAGAGCGTTTTCTCTGTGCCGGAGGGACTGAAGTAAACAAGACCGATGGGGAGAAGATACTGGTCTTtggcctggggaagaggaggtgcCTTGGTGAGACCATTGCCAGATGGGAGGTCTTCCTCTTCCTGACcaccctgctgcagcagctggaatTCAGCATCTCTGATGGACAGAAGGTGGACATGACCCCTCTGTATGGCCTGCTAATGAAACACAAGAGGTGTGAGCACTTCCAGGTTAAGCAGCGCTTCCCAatccagagttcagagtga
- the LOC140918564 gene encoding cytochrome P450 1A5-like isoform X2: protein MSLLGSQSIISVTEILIASAVFCLTFMVIRSFRQQIPKGLKRLPGPRGYPLIGNVLELGSNPHLTLTQMSQKYGDVMQIWIGTRPVLVLSGLDTIKQALVKQGEDFMGRPDLYSFHHITDGQSLTFSTDSGEVWRARRKLAQNALKTFSVLPSPNSSSTCLLEEHVSKEADYLIRKLLQLMEEKKRFDAFRYVVVSVANVISAMCFGNRYDHDDQELLSIVNVTEEFGDVAASGNPVDFIPVLQYLPNRTMKKFMEFNTRFLRLLQDIVKEHYESFEKDNIRDITDSLIEQSQENKVEANANIQLPKGKIVNLVNDLFGADIQKKIQEELDQTIGRERRPRLSDRPMLPYTEAFILEMFRHSSFLPFTIPHCTTKDTVLNGYYIPKDLCVFVNQWQVNHDEKLWKEPFTFDPERFLCAGGTEVNKTDGEKILVFGLGKRRCLGETIARWEVFLFLTTLLQQLEFSISDGQKVDMTPLYGLLMKHKRCEHFQVKQRFPIQSSE from the exons ATGTCACTGCTGGGAAGCCAGAGCATTATCTCAGTCACCGAGATCCTTATTGCCTCTGCTGTCTTCTGTCTGACATTCATGGTCATCAGATCCTTCCGGCAGCAGATCCCCAAGGGGCTGAAGAGGCTCCCAGGACCAAGGGGTTACCCCCTGATAGGCAACGTGCTGGAGCTGGGGAGCAATCCACACCTGACCTTGACTCAGATGAGCCAGAAGTATGGAGATGTGATGCAGATATGGATCGGCACCAGACCTGTGCTGGTGCTGAGTGGTTTGGACACCATCAAACAAGCCCTGGTGAAGCAAGGGGAGGACTTCATGGGGCGCCCTGATCTCTACAGCTTTCACCATATTACAGATGGCCAGAGCTTGACCTTCAGCACTGATTCAGGGGAGGTGTGGAGAGCTCGCAGGAAGTTGGCCCAGAATGCTCTGAAGACCTTCTCTGTCTTGCCCAGCCCCAACTCTTCGTCCACCTGCCTCCTCGAGGAGCACGTCTCCAAAGAAGCTGACTACCTAATAAGAAAGTTGCTGCaactgatggaagagaagaagaggttcGACGCCTTTCGGTATGTGGTGGTCTCTGTGGCCAATGTCATCTCTGCCATGTGCTTTGGCAACCGTTATGACCATGATGACCAGGAGCTGCTCAGCATAGTGAATGTGACGgaggaatttggggatgtggctgCCTCCGGCAATCCAGTGGATTTCATCCCAGTGCTCCAGTATCTCCCGAACCGCACCATGAAGAAATTTATGGAATTCAACACGAGGTTCCTCAGGCTCCTGCAGGACATTGTCAAAGAGCATTacgagagctttgagaag GACAACATTCGAGACATCACTGACTCCTTGATTGAGCAAAGTCAGGAGAATAAAGTGGAAGCCAATGCCAACATTCAGCTCCCGAAGGGAAAAATTGTCAACCTGGTCAATGACCTCTTCGGAGCCG ACATTCAGAAGAAGATTCAGGAAGAATTAG ATCAGACCATTGGCAGAGAGAGGAGACCCAGACTCTCAGACCGGCCCATGCTGCCTTACACAGAAGCCTTTATCTTAGAGATGTTCAGACATTCCTCCTTCCTGCCCTTCACCATTCCTCACTG CACAACGAAAGATACAGTTCTGAATGGCTACTACATCCCGAAGGACCTCTGTGTTTTTGTCAACCAATGGCAAGTCAATCACGATGA GAAGCTTTGGAAAGAACCATTTACGTTTGACCCAGAGCGTTTTCTCTGTGCCGGAGGGACTGAAGTAAACAAGACCGATGGGGAGAAGATACTGGTCTTtggcctggggaagaggaggtgcCTTGGTGAGACCATTGCCAGATGGGAGGTCTTCCTCTTCCTGACcaccctgctgcagcagctggaatTCAGCATCTCTGATGGACAGAAGGTGGACATGACCCCTCTGTATGGCCTGCTAATGAAACACAAGAGGTGTGAGCACTTCCAGGTTAAGCAGCGCTTCCCAatccagagttcagagtga